Within the Desulfovibrio aminophilus DSM 12254 genome, the region GCGTTCCCTGGGATTCGTCACGGCCGTGGAGCTGGTGGCCGACCGGGCCACGAAGGCCCCCCTGCCCGCCGCGAACCGCACGGGCCTCCACATCTCCCGCGCCGGGTTCAAGCGCGGCCTGCTCTGGCGCAACCTGGGCGACATCCTCTACTTCATGCCGCCCTACGTCATCACCGAGGAGGAGATCGACCGGCTGACCCGCGACGCCCGGGCCGCCCTGGGGGAGGTGCTGCCCGAAGGAGAGGCGAGATGATCCGCCTGTTCGTCTCCGGCACGGACACCGACGCGGGCAAGACCGTGCTGGCGGGCCTCCTGGCCAAACACTTGCTGGGCCTCGGCAAGAGCGTGCGCTACATCAAGCCCATGCAGACCGGACACCCGCCGGACGACGACGCGGCCACGGTGCGCCGCATCTCGGGCCTGGGCCCGGAGGCCGCGCGCCTGCTCTTCTCCGCGCCCGAGCCCGTGTCACCGAACTTCTGCTTCGACCCCTTCCCCTTCGAGGAGATCCTGGACGCCGTGGCGGCCGAGCCCCCCTCCGACGTGCTCCTGGTGGAGGGCGCGGGCGGCCTGCTGGCCCCGCTGGACGACGCCCGGGCCATGCACGACCTGGCCCGGGCCCTGAACATGCCGGTGGTCCTGGCCGCGCCCAACCGCGTGGGAGGGCTGAACCACCTCCTGCTCTCCCTGCACTTCATGCGCAGCACCGGCCTGCAGCTGGCCGCCGTGGGCCTGAACGAGCACTTCAGCGCCGACGCCCGCAAGGCCGCCCTGAACCGCGACTTCCTGCGCCGCACCATGCCCGGCCTGCCGCTGTTCACCTACGACGCCACGGGACTCACGAGCGAACCGCCGTTTTGTTGACACCCCGGCGCTTCCGGTCGTATTTCCTCGAGAAACCCGCCGGAGGCGCGACATGACGCAGGTCTTCTTCATCGGCGCGGGTCCGGGCGACCCGGAACTGCTCACGCTCAAGGCCGCGCGGCTCATCGGCATGGCCGACCTGGTGCTCTACGCGGGCTCCCTGGTGCCCCCGGCGACGGTGGCCGAGGCCAAGGACGGGGCCCGGGTCATGGACTCCGCCCCCCTGACCTTGGAGGAACAGCACGCCCTGGTCATGGACTGCGTTCGAGCCGGAGGACTGGTGGCCCGGGTGCATACCGGCGACCCCTCGCTCTACGGCGCGGTGCGCGAACAGACGGAACTCCTGGACCGCGAGGGCGTGGACTGGGAGGTGGTGCCCGGGGTCACGGCGGCCTTCGCCACGGCGGCCGCCGCGCGCGTGGCCTTCACCGTGCCGGACGGCACGCAGACCCTGATGGTCACGCGCCTGGCCGGGCG harbors:
- the cobM gene encoding precorrin-4 C(11)-methyltransferase, giving the protein MTQVFFIGAGPGDPELLTLKAARLIGMADLVLYAGSLVPPATVAEAKDGARVMDSAPLTLEEQHALVMDCVRAGGLVARVHTGDPSLYGAVREQTELLDREGVDWEVVPGVTAAFATAAAARVAFTVPDGTQTLMVTRLAGRTPVPEAEALRELARHGSALAIYLSAGDVAGVRRELLAGGLPPDTPVVIGHRVGWPDGSVRETSLDQLAEAADEAGFTRQAVFLVLPGNGARGARSKLYDGGFRHMYRG
- the bioD gene encoding dethiobiotin synthase, with product MIRLFVSGTDTDAGKTVLAGLLAKHLLGLGKSVRYIKPMQTGHPPDDDAATVRRISGLGPEAARLLFSAPEPVSPNFCFDPFPFEEILDAVAAEPPSDVLLVEGAGGLLAPLDDARAMHDLARALNMPVVLAAPNRVGGLNHLLLSLHFMRSTGLQLAAVGLNEHFSADARKAALNRDFLRRTMPGLPLFTYDATGLTSEPPFC